In Rattus norvegicus strain BN/NHsdMcwi chromosome 1, GRCr8, whole genome shotgun sequence, a genomic segment contains:
- the Klf13 gene encoding Krueppel-like factor 13 gives MSGHNSTFPGTPGLPGSLLCLTVGHFIYPCPNREPGERPFACSWQECNKKFARSDELARHYRTHTGEKKFSCPICEKRFMRSDHLTKHARRHANFHPGMLQRRGGGSRTGSLSDYSRSDASSPTISPASSP, from the exons ATGAGTGGACACAACAGTACATTCCCAGGGACTCCTGGTTTGCCAGGGTCTCTACTCTGTCTCACTGTCGGTCACTTTATATATCCTTGCCCCAACAGAGAGCCTG GTGAGAGGCCCTTTGCCTGCAGCTGGCAGGAGTGCAACAAGAAGTTCGCGCGCTCCGACGAGCTGGCCCGACACTATCGCACGCACACGGGCGAGAAGAAGTTCAGCTGCCCCATCTGCGAGAAGCGCTTCATGCGGAGCGACCACCTGACGAAGCACGCACGCCGCCACGCCAACTTCCATCCCGGCATGCTGCAGCGGCGTGGCGGGGGCTCGAGGACCGGCTCGCTCAGCGACTACAGCCGCTCGGATGCCAGCAGCCCCACCATCAGCCCGGCCAGCTCACCCTGA